The genome window GAGGCTGGTGTCGATGTCCTTGACGCTGTTGAGCATGCCTGCGCACAGCACGATATCCACGCTGTTGCTGGCCAGGCCCTGCGGGCGGTAGTCCTGGTCGATGTCGAGCACGCCGTAGCGCACCCATGGCTGGTCGGCAAAACGCTGCTTGGCCGCCGGCAGGAAAAACGCGGTCATGTCAGTGAACAGGTAATCGACGTCCAGGCCATCGAGCAGGCTGATCACCGACGCGCTGGTGGCGCCAGTGCCGGCACCGATTTCGAGGATGCGCAGCGGTCCGTCACCCTCATGGTGGGTGGCGAGTCGATTGATCAACGCCGCGATGCTGTGGTTGTTGTAGCGCGACACCGCATCCCCGCCGTACAGCTGCAAGGCACGCTCCTGACGGCCCTGGGGGAACAACAGGTCGAACGGGTTGACTTCGCCGCGCAACAATTGCGGCAACTGGCGCACGTGGTCGAGCTGATAGTCGAGCAGCGCCTGGCTGCACAGGCCCGAGGTGACGGCTTGCTCCACCCGGCCCCAGGCCAGCGCCGGTTCCGGTGCAGTGTGTGGCAGGCGATAGCGCGTGTGCTCAAGGCGCAACAGGCCCGCTGCACACAAGGCCTCCAGCCAACGGCGCACCAGCCAGTGATGGCGGGGTTCTGCCTGCAAAGCCCGCAGGATGTGCTCGACATCCGGCTCGACCTGCTCAGCGCGGAACAGCCCGGCCTTGAGCATCACGTCCAGCATTGAGCTCAAGGCGGCGGCATTGAGGTCGGCCTGATAGGCGTGCACCTGTTGTGCTTCGAAGGAGCCGACCTGGTTCTCGGCATAGCGGTTGACGGCATTGAGCAACGGCGCTCCAGGCAGCGGCGCAGGTTCGGCACGCGCCGGGGTGACAAACGCCAGCAGCTCGCCGTTGAGCAGGCTGGCCGCGCCGTCCACGCCTGGTGTGGCGAGCAATGCGGCGTCGATTTCGCCCAATTCCACGCGGTGCCCACGCACCTTGACCTGGCCATCCTCACGGCCGAGGAATTCCAGTTCGCCACCCGGCAGGTAGCGCCCACGGTCGCCGGTGCGGTACAGGCGCTGGCCGTCGAGAGGGTGGGCAAAGAAGCGTGCCTCACTGAGTGCCTGATCCCCCAGGTAACCCTGGGCCAGCCCGACACCGGTGATGTACAGCTCGCCGGGCACCCAGGTCGGCGCATCGCGCCATTGGCCGTCGAGCACACGAAAGCCCTGGTTGGCCAGGGGCAGGCCGTAGGGGATGCTGCGCCACGCCGGGTCAATGGTGCCGATGGGGTGCAGGTTGGACCAGATCGACGCCTCGGTCGCACCGCCCAGGCCGACCAGCTTCAGGCCGGGCAGCAACGCGTGCAGTTGTGGCGGCAGGTTCAACGGGATCCAGTCACCGGACAACAGCGCCAGGCGCAGGCTGTCCAGTGGCCGTGGCTCGGCCTGCAGGTAGTGGGCGAGCATGTGCAACTGCGCCGGCACCGAATTCCACAGCGTGACCTGATGGCGCTGCACCTGTTCGGCCCAGTGCGAAGGGTCTGCGCCCCGCGCCGGGTCGGGCAGTACCAGCGTGCCGCCTACGGCAAGCGGGCCGAACAGGTCGTACACCGACAGATCGAAACTCAGCTGCGCCAGCCCGAGCACGCGGTCGCCGGCGTTGACCTGGAAGCGCCGGTTGATGTCTTGCACGGTATTGAGCGCGGCACGATGACTGATCATCACGCCCTTGGGCTCGCCGGTGGAGCCGGAGGTGTAGATCACATAGGCCAGGTCATCGGCGCTGGCATCGACGGTTTCGAAACCCGGTGCAGCCGGCGGCAGTTGGTCCACGGCATGAAACTGCACGGCATGCGGCAGTGGCGTATCGGGCAGGGCGCGGGATTGCCCCAGCACATGGCGTACCCCTGCGCCCTGCAGGATGCGGTCGCGCCGGGCGGCCGGCGCGCTGCTGTCGAGGGGCAGGTAGGCGGCGCCCGCCAGCAGCGCACCGTAGGCGGCCACCACCTGGTCGAGGCCCTTGGGAATCAGGATCGCCACCGGTTCCTGGGCGGCGCAGCCGGCGTCACGCAGGGTCGAGGCCACCGCCAGGGCGCGGGCGACGAGTTCTGCGTAAGTCAGGCTGCCATGGGCGTCGATCACCGCCACGGCATTGGGGTGTTCCCAGGCCATGGCCAGCAAGCCGTCATGCAGGCGGCCGGTGGGCAAGGGGGCGGCGGTGGCATTCGCGGCCAGGCGCTCGCGTTGCTGCCAGGCCGGCAAGGGCACATCGATGGGATGGTCCCAGGCCGCCGGGTCATTCGCCAGCAGCTGCAATTGGGCGAGTAAGGCCTGCTGCATGTCCTCGATCAAGCCTTCAGGGAACACGCCCTGGCGTACGTCCCAGTGGATGTGCAAGCCGTGACGGTCATCCATCACCTGGCAGTCCAGCGTCACTTGCGGGGTCTGGGTGATCCCGTGGCCGACCTGGCGTTGACTGCCCGCTGGCGGTTCGACGCCCAGGCCGATGGCGCTGGTGAACACCACCGGCATGGCGGCGGCCTCACGTCCGCGTCGACGGCCGATTTCCCGCATCACTTGGATACCGGAAAACAGCCGGTGCTCCAGGTCGGCAAACAACTGACCGCCCAATTGCCGGGCCTGGTGGGTGAAGTCCTGGCCCTGGGGATCCTTGACGTGCAGCAGGCTGACCGAGGTGAAATCCCCCACCAGCCGATCCACCTGCGGGTGCAGTGGCAAGCGGTTGAGCAACGTCAGGTTGAGGCTGAAGGCGGGTTGTTGGCTCCAGCGTTGCAAGGTGCCGACATAAGCGGCGAGCACCACCAGGGTCGGCGTGAGGCCGCGCTCGCTGGCGGCGCTCTTGAGGGCTGCCCAGTGCGTAGGGTCCAGGTGCGCCGACTGGCGCTGGAAGCGCGGCACGCTGATGTCTTCGCCACTCAGCGGCGTGGGCAGCCGGGGCGCGGCGGGCAACTCATCGATACGCGCCAGCCAGTAGTCGCGGTCGCGTTGATGACGGCTGCCTTCGAGCAGTCCACGCTCGGCCAGCAGGTAGTCACGGAAGCTGATGTCCAGGGCCGGCAACACCGCCTGAGGGTCGTGCAGCAATTGCTCCAGCTCATTGAACAGCAACTGCGCGCTGGCCCAGTCGGCAAGCAATGAGTCCATGGAAAAGTGCAGCGTGTCGCCGTTGTCACTGTGGCTCAGGCGCAATTCGAAGAGGGGCCAGACGTCGGTGGGGTAAAGCTTTTGCTCCATGGCCTGGCGGATCTGTTGCACGGCCTGTTGGTGCTGCTCGCGGGTGGCGCCCCGCAGGTCCGTGACGGCTACCGGGTAGTGGCCGACGTCGGCGAGAACCCGTTGCGAACCTTCGCTGGCGATCACGGCGCGAAGCATCGGGTGACGGGCGATCAGTTGGTTCCAGGCCTGTTCCACCCGTTGCGGGTCGAGGCTCGGCCAACTCAGTTCGAGGTAGCCATGGCAGGCCACGTTGCCGTAGCCAAATGATGATTGGCGCCCCAGCAGGTAGGCGTTCTGCACATCGGTCAGGGGAAAGGGCGCGTGGTACTGCGCCGGGTCGGCCTCGACCAGCGGGTGCTCCTGGCGTTCCAGCAGTTGCAGGATTTGCTGCTTGTGTTCACGCAACTGGGCCAGGCGTTCGGCGTTGAGCAGGCCTTGGGGCGCGCGGAATTTCAGTTGGCCATCCTGTGGCCAGAGTTCGACGCCCAGGGACTTGAGTTCGTTTAACAGTGTGGCGGCGGGCATGGCTACAGCTCCTGGAAAAAGGGAAGGGTGCGCGGGCATCAAATGGCGCCTTCTTCAACGGGGTGCGAGGTGGGCCGGCGCTCAAGGATTTGCGCCACGTCCACCAGGGTGGCGGCGCCGAACAGCTGGCCCATGGGCAGTTCCAGGCCCAGGCGGCTGCGCAGCATTTCGAGGAAACGCGTGGCCAGCAGGCTGTCGCCGCCCAGGCGGAAAAAGTTGTCATGGCGCGACACGCCCGGCACGTTGAGCAAGTGCTGCCAGAGTTCGGCGATCACCTGCTCGGTGGGGCCTCGGGGTTGTTCGTCCACGGGCGGGCGCGAGCGTGCAGCGGCGGCCAACGGTGCCAGCAGCGCCCGGCGGTCGACTTTGCCGTTGCTGCTCAGCGGCAGGTGCTCCAGTACCAGGATCTGTTCCGGGCGCATATACGCCGGCAGGCACTGTTCCAGATGTTGCGCCAATGCTTCGGCGCAGGTACTGGCGGTGACGGCAGCCATCAGCCGGTTGTCCGCCACCAGCGCCACGGCGCTGCTCACGCAGGCATGCCGGGCCAGGGCGGCTTCGATTTCACCCAGTTCGATGCGATGGCCACGGATTTTCACCTGGGTATCGGCGCGACCGAGAAACTCCAGCAGCCCCTCGGGGCGATAGCGACCCAGGTCGCCGGTGCGGTACCAGCCGTCGACAAAGCGTTCGGCATTCAACTGCGGTGCATGGCGGTAGCCACGGGCGACACCGGCACCGCCGATCCACAGCTCGCCGGTGACCCAGTCCGGGCAATCGCGACCCACGCTATCGACCACCCGATACGCCTGGTTGGCCAGCGGCACGCCGTAGGGAATCGAGCGCCAGCCGGGCAGCGTGTGGCGCACCTCGAAGTGGTTGGACCAGATCGCCGCTTCGGTGGCACCGCCCAGGGCAATGAAGCGGCACGGCGCGGCCTGTTGCTGCAGGCGCTGGGGCAGGTCGAGGCCGATCCAGTCGCCGGACAGCAAGGCCACCTTCAGGGCCAGCGGCTGGCGCTCATGATCATTGGCTTCCAGCAGCATATCGAGCAGCGCCGGCACGCTGTTCCACAGTGTCACGTGGTGCTGTTGCAGGGCCTTGAGCCAGGCCCGTGCATCGCGGCGCTGGTCTTCTTCGATCAACACCAGGGCGCCGCCTACCGACAGCAGGCCGAACAGGTCGTACACCGACAGGTCGAAGTCCAGCGCCGACAGGGCCAGCCCACGGTCGGTGGCGTCGATGCCATAGCAGCGGTTGATCTCGGCCACGGTGTTCATCGCGGCCCGGTGGGTCATCTCCACGCCCTTGGGTTGGCCGGTCGAGCCGGAGGTGTAGATCACGTAAGCCAGCTCGTGTGCCGCCAGCGTGCGCGGCGCGGCCAGGGGTGTGGCTTTCTGCGCGAGGGATGGCTTCAGGTGCTGGACGCTCGGCAGCTGCGGGTCATGCTCGGCGAGCATCAGGGTCACGCCGGCCTGTTGCAGGATGCGTTGGCAGCGTTGCAGCGGTTGGTCCACACCTACCGGCAGATACGCGGCCCCCGCGGCCAATATGCCCAGCACGCTGGCGATCTGTTGCGGGCCTTTGGCCAGGGACACGGCTACCAGGTCACCCGGTGCGACGCCGGCGTCGACCAGGCTGTGGGCGATACGCAGCGCGCGGTCGGCGAGCTCGCCATAACTCAGGGCGCCGTGCGCGCCCCACAGCAGGGCCGGGCGTTGCGGCGCCTGGCGCGCCTGTTCAAAGAACCCCTGGTGCAGCGTCGGGTCACCCGGCACGCCTGGCCCTGGGGCATTGAGCTGTGCACGCAGCGCTGCCTGGGCCACCGGCAGCAGGTCCGGCGGTGCGCTGTCCCAGGGCTGTTCGGCCAGCCAGTCGAGGCTCTGCAGGTAGGCGGCGAACAACGCTTCGACCAGGCCTTCGGGAAACAGCCCAACCACGCGGTCCCAGTTCAAGGCGATGCCGCCGTCGGCTTCCACCACTTGATGGTCAAGCCACACCTGCGGCGTTTGCGTGAGGCCGAACACCTGCTTGGCGAACGGCCCGTCCTGGGGGGCGGCGGTGCCGTCCGGCACGCCCAGCGCACTGGTGAAGACCACGGGCATGCTCACCTGTTGCTCACCGTTGGTGCGGGCCAGTTGCCGCAACAGGCTGACCGAACCCATGCAGCGGTGCTCCAGCGCTTCGCCCAGGGTTTGCTGGGTGCGCCGGGCGCGGTCGATCCAGCGTTCGCCGGGCACAGGCACATAACCGAGCAGGGTCAGCGAGGTGAAGTCGCCGAGTACCTGGTCGATCTGTGGGTGCAAGGGGCGGCGGTCGAACAGGGTGAGGTTGAGGCTCAGGTCCGGGCGTGTACTCCAGCGTCCAAGGGTTTCGGCGAAGGCACAGAGCAATACGGCCGAGGCGGTCAGGCCATGCTGCTGGGCCTTGGCCAGGATCGCCTGCCAGGCCTCGGCGCCGATTTGCCCTTGCAGGCGTTCGAAGCGCGGGCGTCCCAGGCTGGCGGGGTCGGCGGCGAGCGGCAGTTGCGGAGCGGGTGGCAGCGCGGGCAAGCGTTCCTCCCAGAAGCGCTGTGCGGCCTGCCGTTCGGCGGGCTCGACGGCGGACTGCAACTGGTAGTCGCGGAACGACAGTTCCAGCGCCGGCAATGCTTGCTCGGGCTGACGGTACAAGGCGTCAAGCTCGGTGTAGAAGCGCAGGATGCTCAGGGCGTCCAGGATCAGGTTGTCCAGGCTGATGGCCAGCCGGGAATGTCGCCCGAACGTCACGGCCTGCACATCGAACAGCGGCCACTGGCCTGGATCGAACACGCGATGGGCGCAGTGCTCGCGCAGGTCGTCAAGGCTGGCATGGCCCTGGCCGATAACGAACGCGGGCACCTCGCGCAGAATGCGCGCCTGGCCTGCTTGATCGAACACCGCACGGAGCATGTCGTGACGCTCGATCAGGCGCTGCAGCGCGTGTTGCAGGCGCGGCAGGTCGAGGTCTTCGACGTCGTATTCACGGTAGAAGTGGCAGCTCACGCCACCGAGCACCAGGCTTGGGTCACGGCCCAGCCAGTAAGCTTGCTGCACCTCGGTCATGGGGAAGGGCGCATGGCGTTGCGCTAGGTCGGGCACCACTGAGCGTAAGGGTTTGGCCTCGACCTCCTGGTGCAAGTCGGCACAGAACTGCGCGAGCACCGGTTTGGCAAACACCTGGGCGATACGCGCACCGCCCAACCCCTGCTCAGCCAGCAGGCGCACCAGGCGCGTGGCACTCAAAGAGTCGCCGCCGAGGGCAAAAAAATTGTGCTCGCGACACACCGTGCCGCAGCCCAGCAAGTGTTGCCAGGCCAGGGCTACCTGCTGTTCCACACGGCCTTGGGGCGGCGACAGATCAAGCTGCGCGCCGCTGTGGTTGGCGGCCAGCCAGCCGTTGAGCACCTTGCGGTCGACCTTGCCATTGGCGGTCAGCGGCCATTGCGCGCAGCCAAGGATCAGCGTGGGGATCATATACGCCGGCAGGCGTTCGGCCAGGTCGGGTAGTTCGACCTTTGTGGGCTGCACCGGGCCGTCCGCCAGGCGTACCACAGCGGCCAGGTGCTGGCCGCTGAGCAGCGCCACTGCCTGCTCGACGCCGGGGCTGGCGAGCAGCGCGCTTTCCACTTCCCCGGCTTCGATGCGGTAACCGTGCAGTTTGAGCTGGAAGTCGGTACGCCCGAGGAATTCGACGTTGCCGTCGGGGTGGTAGCGTGCGCTGTCACCGGTGCGGTACCAGCGCAGGCCCTGGTACTCGACAAACCGTTCGGCGCTGCGTACCGGATCATGGCGATAGCCTTCGGCAACACCGGTCCCGCCGATCCACAGCTCACCGGCGACCCAGTCCGGGCAGTCGCGACCCAGGTGGTCGACGATGCGCAGGCTGACGTTGTCCAGTGGCTTGCCATAGGGCAGGCAATGCCAGTGCAGCACCTGGCCGGGGTGCACTTCGAACAGGGTCGAGTGAATCGCGGTTTCCGTGGCGCCACCCAGCGCCATGAAACGGCAGCCGGGCGCCTGGGCCCACAGCCGCTGTGGCAGGTCCGGGGCGACTTTATCACCGCCCAGCAACACCGCACGCAGCGGCAGGGCAGCGTCTTCGGCGGCACAACCGAGCAGCATGTCGAGCAGCGCCGGCACACAGTTGAGCACGCTGGCGCGGTGCTGCACGGCCAGCGCACGCCAGCGTTCGGCGTCACGTTGCGCCTCGGGTTCGATGATGATCACCGCCGCGCCGGTGCCCAGCGCGGCAAACAGGTCGAACACCGACAAGTCGAACTCCAGCGCGGAAAGCGCCAGGACGCGGTCGTCGCTGCCCAGTTGCAGGCGTCGTTGCAGGTCTTCCAGGGTATTGGCAGCCGCCAGATGGCTGATTTCCACGCCTTTGGGCTCGCCGGTGGAGCCCGAGGTATAGAGGATGTAGGCCAGGTCGTTGACGCTGCCGGGCCTTGGTGCGTCCAGCGCTGCGGCGCAGGTGGGCAATTGCGTGAGCAACAGGCGTGCGCCTGACGAGGCGCAGATCTTCTGGCAACGGGCGACAGGCTGGTCATGACCGATCGGCAGGTAGGTGGCACTGCAGGCCAGGATGCCCAGCACCGCGATCACTTGCTCAGGCCCCTTGGGCAGTTGCAGGGCCACCACATCGCCGCGCCCGATGCCCTGGGCTTGCAGGGACGCCGCCACCTGCAAGGCGCGCTCGGCGAGTTCGGCATAAGTGATGGCTGCCAGATCAGCCTGCAGCAGCGCGGGCGCATCGGGGGTCAGGCGGGCCTGGGCAAAAAACGCCTCGTGCAGGCGTTGGGTCGGCAGCGCAGCCGCCTGGCCTTGAGCTGCGTTGCGCACCGCCCGTTGAGTGGCGGGGAGCAGCGCGGGCGGCGCGCTGTGCCAGGCTGAAGACTCGCGGCACAGGCGTTGCAGCACGTCGGTATAGGCGTTGAACAACCCGTCCAGCACACCCTCGGCGAACAAGCCTTCGCGAGCATCCAGGTTGACCAGGATGCCGCCGTCCAGTTCGGTGACCTGTGCGTCAAGCCACACCTGCGGCCCCTGGGAAATGATCCACGCCGGCTCGCCAAAGCTCTGCTGCACACCGTCGGCGAACAGCTCGCCCAGGCCCAGCGCGCTGGTGTACACCACAGGCGCCAGCACTTGCTCACCGCGTTGTCGGGACAGCTCGCGCAGCACCTCCAGGCCGGAAAAGGCGCTGTGCCCGGCATCCGCGTGGAAGCGCTTCTGCAAGGCCTTGGCGCGGGTGACAAAGCTGCCGGCCACGCGGCCATCCCAGGCCAATAGAAGGGAGGAGGTGAAGTCGCCGACCACCCGGTCGATGTCCGCATGCAACGCTGTGCGATTGAACAGTGGCAGGTTGAGCAACAGTTCGGGGCTATCACTCCAGGTGCCGAGGGCTTCACAGAACACTGCCGCCAGGGCCATGGCCGGGGTCAGCGCGTGCTCGCGGGCATGCCGTTCAAAGGCTTTGCGGTGGGATGGCGACAGCCAGTGGTGACGGCGTCGTACCTGGTGATCATCGCCTTGTGGGTTGATCGGCAGACTCGGCGCGGCAGGCAGTTGATCCAGGCGCTGCAACCAGTACTCGCGCGCTTGCGCATGGCGTTCGCGCGGCTCTGGGCCGGCCTGTTCCTGGCGCAGGTCGGCCAGGTAGCGGGCAAAGGTGTAGCCCAGCGCAGGCAGGGGCTGGCCACGGTACAGCTGCACCAGGTCGCCAAGCAGGGTGCGCAGGCTCAGCGCGTCGGCGGCGAGCATGTCCAGGTTCAGGTGAAGGCGCGTGCCGTGGGGCAGCAAGGACAATTGGATGTCCAGCACCTGGCCCTGGTCCACGGCCAGTTGGCGATGGGACAACTCGCTGCGCAACGCGGCGAGGCGCTGCTGCACCTGCTCGGCGCTGGCCTGGCGCAGGTCATGCACTTTCAGGCCCGACCACGGGCTGTGCGCGAGAATCTGCTGGCGGCCGTCCTCCAGAAATTGCGCCCGCAACATCGGGTGGCGCGCCAGCAGTGCACGCACGGCCGCGTCCAGCCGGATCGGGTCAACGTCGTGTCCGTCGAATTCGTTATAGAAGTGGGCCGCCACGCCGCCCAGCTGTTGGCCGGGTGTGCGCCCGATCCAGTAAGCGTGTTGCATGGGCGCCAGTTCGAAGGGTTGCCCGTCGTCCTGGGCGGTGCTGACGGCGCGGGGGGCGAGGGCGGCGCTGTCGAGCAGGCTCAGCCAGGCACACAGGCGCGGGTCTGCCACCAGCTCGGCAAAGCGCGCGGCGAGGCCGTGGCGGCGCCATTGGCCGGCGAGGCGAATCAGGGTGACGGAGTCCAGCCCCCATTCAATCAGGTTGGCCTCCAGGGGAATCTGGTCGGCGGGCTGGCCGAGGGCTTCGGACAGGGACTGGCGCAGCAGTGTTGCGGTTGAGGTGCTGGGAGTGGCCATGGCTCAACGTCTTCTCATCGCTAGGGCCCGGGCCGGGGTTGGCCCAGGCGCTGGGGGCAGGCAGTTACATGGGGGAAGATGCTAGTCATTCTCATTTTGGCGACTACCCGCATCGAATCGTTTTTGCCCCGTATCCGTTTGGGCGGTGCGGGTTTGAGCACTGGCGCCGTGGGACGCCGCGCCGAATGCTCGTGCGATACGGTTGGAAAATGACTTGAATCGGGTAGAGCCCGCCCCACGGCCTTGACTACCGTCGCTCGCCGCCCTCTTGCAGGGCTTGTCCTCGAGGGAGTTGCGGATGTCAGTTGATTCAGGTTTACAGGTGCGCGGCCTGCGCAAGCGCTACACCAATGGGGTCGAGGCGCTGCGCGGCGTGGACCTGAGCGTCGGCCCAGGCATGTACGGTTTGCTCGGCCCCAACGGCGCAGGCAAAAGCAGCCTGATGCGCACCCTTGCGACCTTGCAGCAAGCGGATGCGGGCAGCATTCACCTGGATGGCGTGGACGTGCTGGCCGATGCCGATCATTTGCGCCGCCGACTGGGTTACCTGCCACAGCAGTTGGGCGCCTACCCAGGGGTGAGTGCGCGGGACCTGCTTGACCGCTTTGCCTGGCTCAAGGGCCGCACCGATCAGCGCCAGCGCCGTGAAGAAATCGAGGGCCTGCTGGACAAGGTCAATTTGCAGCAGGCCGCCCACCGTGCGCTCGCCACCTATTCGGGCGGCATGCTGCGCCGCTTTGGCATCGCCATGGCGCTGGTGGGTTCACCGCGCTTGCTGATCGTCGATGAGCCCACGGCGGGCCTGGATCCGGCCGAACGCAATCGATTCCATCGGGTGCTGGCCGACGTGGCCGCCGAGTCCATCGTGCTGCTCTCGACGCATATCGTGGAAGACGTCGAGAACCTGTGCAGCCGCCTGGCGGTCCTGGCGCGTGGGCAGATCATTGTCGAGGGGCGCCCGGCCGACCTGCTCGGTGCCGAGCAAGGCCGCTTGTGGGAGGCGCCGTTTGGCCGTGGCGAGCCGCTGCCCGCCGCGCTGCATGTAGCGGCGAGCCCCGAAGGCAGCCGCGTGATCGTGCATGGCGAGCGTCCCGCCGACCCACGCTTCGTGCCTCACGCCCCACGCCTGGAAGACATCTATTACCTGGCACTGGCCCAGGCCGGCGAGGCCGTGGACGTATGAATACCTTCGCTTTAGTGATGCGCGAGGCCTGGGTGGAAGTGCGTGCCGGGCTGCGCAGCGGCATTCCGCTGCTGGTGTTTCTCGGCCTCACCGGCTACCTGCTGATGTCCCTGACCAATGCCGACTACGTGCAGAAGATGGGCGCCAGTGACATCGCCCGCAATGCGCCGAGCCTGATTTACCTGATGTCGTGCGGCTGCATGTTCTTCCTGTTTTTTGCCTGGGCCTGGGTGTTTGCCCAACCCGCCCTGAGGGACCGCAAGGCTCAGTTGGAAGAGGTGTTGCTGGCCTTGCCACTGTCGCTGCCGGCGTTGTTGTGGGGACGCTTTATCGGCGCGGCTTTGGTGGGTGGCTTGCTGGCCAGTTCGCTGATTGTCGGCTTCCTGATCAGCCCGGTGTTGGGCTGGCTCGGCTGGGTGCCAGCGGCCAGTATCGGCGCGCCGGTGTGGTCGGCACTCGGCTTTGCTTGGGTCGCCCTGTTGTTGCCAGTGAGCAGCGGGATGGGTGCGTTGTATTACCTGCTGGCGCTGCGCAGCCGTGGGCTGGCCGCACCGTTTGGCTTGGCCACGCTGTTGATGCTGCTGTGGATGTTTGCGGTGGTGGTGCTCAAGGGCGGGCATATCAACCCGTTGTTGGCGGCCAGCCTGGATCCTTCGCTGTTCACCTTTGCCCAGGCTCAGGTCGAGACCTGGAGCGCGGCGCAAAAGTCCCAGTCGCTATTGGCACTGACCCCGGGATTCTGGCTCAACCGCGTGGTGTGGTGCGTGCTGCCTTTGCTGCTGCTGGCGGTGGTGTTGGCGCGTGTCAGCCGCCAAAGCTTGATGGGGCGTCGCAGCGGTGCGGTGCTCGCCGAACCACCGATGCTGGCGGCCACCACTGCCACGTTGCCAGGGCCGCTATCGGCCAGCCACTGGCCGCGGGCGTTGTGGTGCGAAGCGCGTTGGCAGGTACGCCAATTGTTCGCTCGGCGTATCTGGTGGGTCGCCCTTGGCCTGCTGCTGGTGATGGGCGTGCTCAGTGGTTTTGTGCATGGGGTGTGGCATGTGCGCGGGCCGATGGTGCCCCGCGCGGATTTGACCTTGCCATTGCTGTCGAGCGCGCTGTTTCTGGTGCTTGCATTTATTGTCGCGGCGCTGGTCGGGTTGGTGTGCCGACGCGATGACGTCGAAGGCCTCGGCGCGATGTTGCAGGCGACCCCGGCACCTGCCTGGCTGCGTTTGTTGGGGCGGGTGGCCTGTGTGCTGGCGGCCACGCTGGTCCTGGCACTGATACCGGGCATCGCCAGCCTGGTGATCAGCGCCATTGCCGCTCCCGAGAACCTGGCCCCGGGCTTTGTGTTGATCTACCAGGCGCTGGTGTTTGCGCCGCCGTTGCTGGAGTTGGCGATGCTCAGCGTGTGCGTGCACGCGTTGATCCGTCGCTCCGGGCTGGCGTATGCGACATCGATGCTGCTGACGTTTTTCCTGGCGCTCAACCATGAGTTGGGCCTGGTCACCTATCCGGCCTATGCCATGGCAATCCCCGCGCATGTGAGCCTGTCGCTGCTGACCGGCTGGGCGCCGTGGTTGCCCTATCTTGCGACGTTGACGGGCTGGAAACTCGCCGGCTGCCTGGTGTTGCTGGCCTTGGCGGCGCTGGTGTTGCCCCGTGGGCCGGAGCGTCGTCGGTTCAGCGACCTGCGCCGCAGTCTGCTGGGCTTGCCCGGTGCGTTGCTGGCGGTGGGCATTCTCGGCTTATTGGGCTGTGGCGTGCTGTTGCACAAGCACCTGGTGGAGCAGGGCGATTATCAGTCGATCGCCGAGCAACGCGCCGCACGCGCCGACTGGGAGCGCCAATGGCTCGCGGGAGCGGGGGCCTGGCAGGTCGTGGGTGGGCGCCTGCAGTTGCAGGTCGATGCTAAGGCACGTGAGGTCATGGGCCAGTGGCGACTGGACGGGGTCGTTGCGGCGAACCTGGACGCAGAGCTGCCGCCTGGTTTGCAGGTGACAGCAGTGAGCGTGATGGGGCGCCCCGTCGACTTTCAACAGGCAAGCGACCACCTGCGCGTGCCCGTGGCGGGCTGCGCGACGCAGGCTTGCAGCGTGGAGCTGCAATGGCGGGTGACGGCCCGTGGCTGGCCGGCCGAGGGCGAAGCGTTCTGGCTGGGGCCGCAGGGCACGTGGCTGGAAGCCCGCCG of Pseudomonas azotoformans contains these proteins:
- a CDS encoding ABC-2 transporter permease, producing MNTFALVMREAWVEVRAGLRSGIPLLVFLGLTGYLLMSLTNADYVQKMGASDIARNAPSLIYLMSCGCMFFLFFAWAWVFAQPALRDRKAQLEEVLLALPLSLPALLWGRFIGAALVGGLLASSLIVGFLISPVLGWLGWVPAASIGAPVWSALGFAWVALLLPVSSGMGALYYLLALRSRGLAAPFGLATLLMLLWMFAVVVLKGGHINPLLAASLDPSLFTFAQAQVETWSAAQKSQSLLALTPGFWLNRVVWCVLPLLLLAVVLARVSRQSLMGRRSGAVLAEPPMLAATTATLPGPLSASHWPRALWCEARWQVRQLFARRIWWVALGLLLVMGVLSGFVHGVWHVRGPMVPRADLTLPLLSSALFLVLAFIVAALVGLVCRRDDVEGLGAMLQATPAPAWLRLLGRVACVLAATLVLALIPGIASLVISAIAAPENLAPGFVLIYQALVFAPPLLELAMLSVCVHALIRRSGLAYATSMLLTFFLALNHELGLVTYPAYAMAIPAHVSLSLLTGWAPWLPYLATLTGWKLAGCLVLLALAALVLPRGPERRRFSDLRRSLLGLPGALLAVGILGLLGCGVLLHKHLVEQGDYQSIAEQRAARADWERQWLAGAGAWQVVGGRLQLQVDAKAREVMGQWRLDGVVAANLDAELPPGLQVTAVSVMGRPVDFQQASDHLRVPVAGCATQACSVELQWRVTARGWPAEGEAFWLGPQGTWLEARRAVPRLGLDPERLLRAPLQRREAGLAPDVPDLPVQSAVAADAVAPAGDWQWQVNFGNRSVTGSSAGPLDFAYGPSGHVDASREQTAGEVQADLDAMVACVAHRLGTRPDVEQVSQWPTGMGASRLSNGHLLLSHSPDWDVAPVGVGRWTRRAHLAELLARQVLIDASDLRRAPGHVWLSQGVAGAVGLLCVGDVDGPDARAALVKLMADDLTRALGNDGEPIGTLADAREHGWAAAYAPLVSLDWVAAQTPAQLMAMTADIRQGQGWPTAIQPLLGAPSEPAIAAALKRWGHAQ